In Pirellulales bacterium, the sequence TGTCGAGATTGAAGGCGAGACACCACTCGCAAGTGGGGCGGAAGTCGTCGCCGTGGTGGATTCCGCTGCCAAGCTTGCCGCCGAAACGCCACTGCTTTCAACGGCTGCCGTGCCGATCAAGCCCTGTGCGCCGCTAGCGATTGCGGCGGCTGTCAGAGGGTTCCCGGAGGAGTCCGAAGCGGCAATCGTCACCGTGGCCGGATTGGTAGCGTCGCCGCCGATCACGAGACTTCCCTGAATGATGTGGTTGGCGGTCAAACTTGCGCCAGAGTTGACCACAACGTTTCCGGACCCGTCGATTCCGCCGACTACTTGATTCACGCCGGTGACCAGCACGCCGCCGGGCGAAACGCTGTTGTTTGTGATGTTCGTCGTGTTGCCGGTGGCGACCGTCGAACCATCTAGCACAACGACGCCCGTCGAGCCTACCGTCGCGCTGACCGCCGGCGCCGTTTGGCTGCCGCCAATCACAAGAGTTCCAGTGGCTGTGGTCGTCGCATAGTCCGGATTGTTGCTCGTAAAGGTCGCCGACACTGCGTACGAGCCGGCAGCCGAAGGCGGATTGGTGGAGCCGTCGTAAGTCACGGCAAAACTCCCGTCGATCGGCGTAACGCCGTCAATGCCCAGTGCAGTGACGGTGGCGGCATGGGCCGTGCCATCATCGGTGAACGGACCACCGTCGATGATGATCGTGGGCGTGGCCGGCACGATCGCGAGCGTTCCCGTCCCGACGGCGTTGCCGTAATTAGGATCGCTGCTGGTAAACGTGGCCTGGACGATGTACGAGCCGACCTCGGCGTACTCACCCGACGAAAGAGCGGTCGGAACCTGAACCGGAGCGTATTGGAACGAGAACGTTCCGGCCAGCGGAGTGACGCCGTCGGACCCGTAGGCGACGGCGGCGGTCGCGCCATGCGTATTGCCGTCGAAAGCAAAACTGCCTCCCGCGACCACAACAGTCGGCAACGCGAGCACGTGGACCGAGAGCGGGCCACTGGTCACCGAACCGAGGCTATTGGTTGCAGTGAAGGTGGCAGTGAACGTGGTCGCGTCGGCGGTCGTTGGCGAAATCGAAATCACTCCAGAATTCGGATCGATCGATACGGAACTCGGCCCACTGGCGACGGAATAGATCGGCGCCGGATTGCCGGACCCCATTACACTGATCTGCACCGTTTGTCCCACGGTCACGTTGACCGGCGAGCTGCCCATCCACAGGGCGCCATTGAGCAGGAAATACTGGTTCAAGGCTGGCGCGTAAAGCGGCGCGCCGCTGGTGAGGGTGGAATAGGGAGACGACACTCCGTTGAGCACCGACGTGACGACGTAGGAATGGCTGGGCGCGATTCCACCCGCGTGCGCCGCGGCAAGACCGGTGATCGTGGCAGACGATGTCGTCAAGCCGCTTGCCACGAGGTTATAGGTGTAATAACCCCCACGGCTCCCTTTGCCGCCGCCGGCGGTGTGCAAAACCTTCTCGTAAATGTTGTACGTCGGCGTGGCGCCTGCCGGCTCCAAGACCGGATTCCAGGCGATTGTCACCGAAGTGGTCGACGCCCCTGTTACGGTGACTCCCGTGGGAATCGTATTGATCGAGACGGTCGTGGTCGCCGACGTGTTAGCGTAATTAGGATCGGCGCTTGCGAAGCTGGCCACAACAGCGTACGAGCCGGGATTGGTCGGCGGCGTCGACGAACCGTTATACGTAAACGAAAAACTGCCGCTGACCGGCGTCACTCCGTCGACTCCAACGTCCGTCGCCACGGCCGGGTGAGGATTGGCATCGAAACTGAATGTTCCGCCGGTCAAGGTAACCCTGGGTGTTGCCTGGGCGATGACCATCGTCGAAGTTTCAGTTCCGTTCGAGTAGCTCGGATCGCTGCTCGTGAACGTGGCGACGACCGTATAGCTGCCGGCGTTTGTCGGCGGATCGGAAGAACCATTGTACGTGTAGGTGAAGCTGCCGCTGATGAGAAAGTCTTGCGAATTCGCTGCCGTTGCGATTGCGCCGTGCGCGAAGCCATCGTAGACGAACGGACCGTCGTAGATGGATATGTCGGGCTCTTGTAGTTGTTGCTGGTCCGCGGATGAACTGCTTCCCGCCGCCGCGGAAGCATGCGCCGTCGGACTATTGACGCCAGCAGCGGCGGTGCCGCCAGCAGTTGAGCCGGACGTGTGGGCGGCGAGCGCGCGAGACGAATGCGTCGTCGCACTGACAAGGGCTGGCCCCGCGATCCCGGACAGCTTCGTCAACAAATCGCGGCGTTCGAGGGGCTCAGAAATAAGCTGCGGCTTCGACCTGCGAGATGTCCCGCGCGACTTGTCGCGCCGATTTGCACTTCGACCGAGAAACTTCCGACGGATGTGATCTGGCATGGCAGAATCTCCCGACCCGACTGGGTCAAAGCTCGCCGCCGCATTGCACTACCGCCCCCGGTCCCGCCAGCATACGATTTCGGACGGGACTTGGGAAGCAAGAAGGCCCCCCAAATGAGAGGGGTATATGTCAAATCCGCCGTTGACGCGCGATGGCCGCGGACAATTTACGCTAACTATTTGACTTCCAATGGGTTCTGGTTCATCATACGAGGCGGCGAATGCTGCCCAGAGCCAATTATCTCCGCGTCCCGGCGAACTAGGTTCGGGCAAATCGTCCACATCTCGCTCGACGAGCGCCCAGTTTTTCTCGGCCGCTCGTCCGTAGGGGGTTCCGAAAAGGAGGCCCGGCTATGGAAACATTATTTCTTGTTTGCGCCATCGTCGGTGGAACGCTCGTCGTCTGCCAGTTCCTGATGACGGTTATCGGCTTCGCAGGACATGGCACGGACCTGCACAGTGGCGACATGCACGGCGGCGGCTTTGACTCGGCCGCCGGTCACGTCGGTGAATTGCACGGCGGCGACGCGCACGGCGGCGAAGTCCAACATGAAACGCAGCACGCAAACTCGGCCAGTCCCGGTGTGACCGCGCATTCCGCGCCGATCCACGGATCTCAATCGCTCCCGCGGGCCGCCGACTGGTTCTTTGGCGTGCTCTCGTTTCGCACGGTCGTGGCCTTCGTGGCGTTGTTCGGCGTCGGTGGTAAAGCCGCGCTCGGCGCCGGCTTGGATCCGGTTGCAACCCTGGCGATCGCGATCGGCTCAGGCGTCGCCGCGATGTATGCCGTGCATGGCTTGATGCGCGGCTTGAAATCGCTCGACACCGACCGCACGATGCGGATCGAGCGGGCAATCGGCCAACCGGGCACGGTCTATTTGTCGATCCCCGCGCATCGCTCCGGATCGGGAAAGATCCAATTGACATTGCAAAACCGGCTCGACGAACTCGAAGCCGTCACGGCCGGCGAACGCCTTCCGGACGGCGCCAAAATAAAAGTGGTCAGCATCATCGGCCCGGGGACCGTCGAAGTCGAATCGCTAGCGTAGCTGGCGGAATCATCCACTCTGAGGAGCAACAAAGTGTCTACCTTGTTTTCCGTCGCGATCGAACCCGGCAGCACCGAGTTTTGGGGCACCGTCGCCGTGGCGCTCATCGCGCTCATGTTCTTCAGTTTCGTGATCTTGCTGACCCGCCGCTACAAGCGCTGCCCGAGCAACCGGGTGTTAGTGATCTTCGGCAAGGCGGGGCGCGGCGGTGAGGCCGCACAATGCATTCACGGCGGGGCGAAATTCGTCTGGCCCCTGATCCAGGACTTCGCGTATCTGAACCTGGAGCCGATGCAGATCGAAATCCCGCTCCGCGGCGCGCTGTCGATGGAGAATATCCGGGTGAACGTGCCCAGCGTGTTCACCGTGGCGATCGGCACCACGCCGGAGGTGATGAGCAACGCCGCGATCCGCCTCTTGGGCCTCGGGTCCAAGGAGATCGAGAAGCAGGCCGTCGAAATCATCTTCGGCCAAATGCGGCAAGTGATCGCTTCGATGAAAATCGAAGACATCAACCGCGACCGCGACACGTTCCTGCACCACGTCCAGAGTTCGCTCGAGCCGGAGCTGAAGAAGGTCGGCCTGGTGCTAATCAATGTGAACATCACTGATATCACCGACGAGAGCGGCTATATCGACGCGATCGGTCAGAAGGCCGCGTCGCAAGCGATCCAGCAGGCCCGCGGCGACGTGGCCGAGCAACTTCGCCTCGGCGAGAGCCGCGTGGCCGAGGCCGAGCGCGACAAGTCGATCCAGGTGGCCAACGCCAAGAAAGACCAGCAGATCGGCATGCACGATGCCGATCGGGCTCAGGCCGTTCGGCTGGCCGAGTTGGAGAAAGAACAGAAGTTTGGCGAGCAGACCGCGGCCTTCCAGCGCGACGCCCAGATCAAAGGCGCCCAGCAGACGATGCGCATTGCCATGGCCGATGCAGAGGCCCAGGCCGTCGCCGGCGAGAACGAGGCCCAGGCCCGGATCGCCGGCTCGCAAGCCACGCTGGCCGTGAAGCAGGCCGAGGCCTTCCAACTCGGCGAAAGCCGCAAACGCGAAGCCGAGGCCGCCGTGCAGGAAATCCAGAACCGGGCCATGGCGAAGGCGGCCATCGCGTCGGCCGAGCGAGTCGAAGCCGAGCGGCGCGCGGCGGTCGAAGCCCCGGCCAAGGCCGAGAAGGCGCGGATCGTTGTTGACGCTGAGGCCGAGGCCGAAAAGCGGCGGATCGTCGCCCAAGGCGAGGCCTCCGCGATCTTCGCCAAGCTGGAAGCCGAAGCCCGCGGCCAGTTCGAAATCCTCGCCAAGAAAGGGGACGGCCTGCGGCGGATCATCGAAGCCTGCGGCGGGGCCAAAGAAGCCTTCCAACTCCTGCTGCTCGAGCACTTCGACAACCTGGTCGCCGCTTCAGCCACCGCCATCTCGAATATCAAGTTCGACAAGGTGGTGGTCTGGGAAAGTGGCGACAAGAACACCACCGCGACCGCCAATTTCCTACACGGCATGGCCCGCACTATGCCTCCGATGATGCAAGTGATGAAAGACATCGGCGGCGTCGAATTCCCCGAAGCCCTGATGAAATTCGTCAGCGACAGCCCGGCCGATGGCCACGCCTCGCGCCCGGTGCCCGCGCCGCCAATCGACGGCAACGGCGCGCCGGCAGCGGCGCCGCCAGCAGCGCCGCCGTCAGGTCCAGCTAAGTAGGTCTCGCCTGCCGGGCGGGACCTGTCCGGATCGGACTTCGGCGAGTTCAGTCGAGCCGCAAGCCGGACCCACTTGAAAATGAGACGCTTTCGGCAGAGTAGCGAACTTGGTATCCGTCGCCTTCGCGTGATAGAATTGGTGACGGAGATACTAACCGAACCAAGCCGCATCGAATCATCCCGATCCGAATTCAACCGATTGGAAGGGGAATTATGTCCACGGAACACCGAACGACTGACCCGAACTTGCCCCAGGTTCTGGCCGCGATGCCGGCGCAAGCCCCATCGGTAATTGCATTGCTCGACGAATGGCTGAGGGACGAGTCGGGGTACGACGAAGAAACGTGGCCCGAGCTGAAGGCAGCGATCGACCGGGATCGGCCCTCGGCACGGAGGCTCTTTGATGGCTAGAGCGGTGCTGCTCGACACGGGACCACTCGGCATGGTGACTCACCCGCGCCCAAATCGCGACATCGTGGAATGGTTGCGATCGTTGCTTAGCGCGGGAGCGACGGTACACGTACCCGAGATCGCCGACTATGAGTTGCGCCGCGAGCTAATCCGGGCCAAACGCATCAAGGGTATCGCGCGCCTCGACGCGCTCGAAAAACGAATCGGATACATTCCGCTCACAACGGCTGCGATGCGGAAAGCCGCGGAATTCTGGGCCGATGCCCGCAACCGCGGGATCCCGACCGCCGACGACAAGGCGCTTGATGCGGATATGATTCTTGCCGCCCAGGCCGTGACGTATCCTCGCACCGCGGGATCAACGGTGATCGCCACCACGAACGTCGCTCATTTGTCGCTGTTCGCGGATGCCGAGTCGTGGCAGAACGTGAGCTAAAATGCGATTCAGTTCACGAAACGAGTTGCATCGCCCTATTTCTCCTGCGGCTGCCTGACGTATTTGCCTGCCCCGGTCGACATTGAGGCGACGACTTCGGTGTTTAAGCAACTTGAAACAAGAGGCCGCCGCCGCGATCGTTATTTTTGGAATTGGCCAAAAACTAAAATAACTAGG encodes:
- a CDS encoding MBG domain-containing protein translates to MPDHIRRKFLGRSANRRDKSRGTSRRSKPQLISEPLERRDLLTKLSGIAGPALVSATTHSSRALAAHTSGSTAGGTAAAGVNSPTAHASAAAGSSSSADQQQLQEPDISIYDGPFVYDGFAHGAIATAANSQDFLISGSFTYTYNGSSDPPTNAGSYTVVATFTSSDPSYSNGTETSTMVIAQATPRVTLTGGTFSFDANPHPAVATDVGVDGVTPVSGSFSFTYNGSSTPPTNPGSYAVVASFASADPNYANTSATTTVSINTIPTGVTVTGASTTSVTIAWNPVLEPAGATPTYNIYEKVLHTAGGGKGSRGGYYTYNLVASGLTTSSATITGLAAAHAGGIAPSHSYVVTSVLNGVSSPYSTLTSGAPLYAPALNQYFLLNGALWMGSSPVNVTVGQTVQISVMGSGNPAPIYSVASGPSSVSIDPNSGVISISPTTADATTFTATFTATNSLGSVTSGPLSVHVLALPTVVVAGGSFAFDGNTHGATAAVAYGSDGVTPLAGTFSFQYAPVQVPTALSSGEYAEVGSYIVQATFTSSDPNYGNAVGTGTLAIVPATPTIIIDGGPFTDDGTAHAATVTALGIDGVTPIDGSFAVTYDGSTNPPSAAGSYAVSATFTSNNPDYATTTATGTLVIGGSQTAPAVSATVGSTGVVVLDGSTVATGNTTNITNNSVSPGGVLVTGVNQVVGGIDGSGNVVVNSGASLTANHIIQGSLVIGGDATNPATVTIAASDSSGNPLTAAAIASGAQGLIGTAAVESSGVSAASLAAESTTATTSAPLASGVSPSISTSPEASSAFLPSGSSPALGWLSDSALPSQSSLHRLSSSAAQSDTTATTESQVSNRNAESADSKAVANISGNSVARADLCAATDAVFASGGVTTTAEDDSLLDLIAVGAGQDNADRLALKSVGHHL
- a CDS encoding SPFH domain-containing protein translates to MSTLFSVAIEPGSTEFWGTVAVALIALMFFSFVILLTRRYKRCPSNRVLVIFGKAGRGGEAAQCIHGGAKFVWPLIQDFAYLNLEPMQIEIPLRGALSMENIRVNVPSVFTVAIGTTPEVMSNAAIRLLGLGSKEIEKQAVEIIFGQMRQVIASMKIEDINRDRDTFLHHVQSSLEPELKKVGLVLINVNITDITDESGYIDAIGQKAASQAIQQARGDVAEQLRLGESRVAEAERDKSIQVANAKKDQQIGMHDADRAQAVRLAELEKEQKFGEQTAAFQRDAQIKGAQQTMRIAMADAEAQAVAGENEAQARIAGSQATLAVKQAEAFQLGESRKREAEAAVQEIQNRAMAKAAIASAERVEAERRAAVEAPAKAEKARIVVDAEAEAEKRRIVAQGEASAIFAKLEAEARGQFEILAKKGDGLRRIIEACGGAKEAFQLLLLEHFDNLVAASATAISNIKFDKVVVWESGDKNTTATANFLHGMARTMPPMMQVMKDIGGVEFPEALMKFVSDSPADGHASRPVPAPPIDGNGAPAAAPPAAPPSGPAK
- a CDS encoding PIN domain-containing protein, with translation MARAVLLDTGPLGMVTHPRPNRDIVEWLRSLLSAGATVHVPEIADYELRRELIRAKRIKGIARLDALEKRIGYIPLTTAAMRKAAEFWADARNRGIPTADDKALDADMILAAQAVTYPRTAGSTVIATTNVAHLSLFADAESWQNVS